A genome region from Rhinopithecus roxellana isolate Shanxi Qingling chromosome 10, ASM756505v1, whole genome shotgun sequence includes the following:
- the MRPL51 gene encoding 39S ribosomal protein L51, mitochondrial: MAGRLLSGAGRRLWNWVPLACRTFSLGVPRLIGIRLTLPPPKVVDRWNEKRAMFGVYDNIGILGNFEKHPKELIRGPIWLRGWKGNELQRCIRKKKMVGSRMFADDLHNLNKRIRYLYKHLNRRGRFR, from the exons ATGGCAGGGAGGCTCTTATCCGGGGCAGGCAGGCGCCTGTGGAACTGGGTGCCTCTGGCGTGCAGAACCTTCTCTCTTG GTGTGCCTAGATTGATCGGTATAAGGCTCACTCTCCCGCCCCCCAAAGTGGTTGATCGTTGGAACGAGAAGAGGGCCATGTTCGGAGTGTATGACAACATCGGGATCCTGG GAAACTTTGAAAAGCACCCCAAAGAACTGATCAGGGGGCCCATATGGCTTCGAGGTTGGAAAGGGAATGAATTGCAACGTTGTATCCGAAAGAAGAAAATGGTTGGAAGTAGAATGTTCGCTGATGACCTGCACAACCTTAATAAACGCATCCGCTATCTCTACAAACACCTTAACCGACGTGGGAGGTTTCGGTAG